A genomic window from Gossypium hirsutum isolate 1008001.06 chromosome D10, Gossypium_hirsutum_v2.1, whole genome shotgun sequence includes:
- the LOC107913925 gene encoding cyclin-A2-4 yields MRKENVVSANGGEFNGRLTRARAAALCASRQLPLKAPTQPDQKRVLRANTKRTASDGNNTNAAENAGHHCKKRAVLQDVTNVCCNNSYRMCINATKIQSKSSKKTRKAQATASKVAPDVAHQVLQTEAKLLKEGIQETEKIDPKLEVTCLVSVRGDHTFPLNSIKEESIHYHWFANQNSTMPLRSQSPPRNAKKVSFSGTSTTSSEPDFKDIDSDKKDLQLCSLYAPEIYNLRVAELVRRPCPNFMQTIQQDITQSMRAILVDWLVEVSEEYKLVPDTLYLTVYLIDWFLSQNYIERQRLQLLGITCMLIASKYEEICAPRVEEFCFITDNTYVREEVLKMESQVLKYIGFQLFAPTAKTFLRRFLRAAQASYTTPSLELEYLANYLAELTLIDYGFLNFSPSVVAASAVFLARWTLDQSCHPWNPTLEHYTTYSVLDLKTTVLLLQDLQLNTNDCSLSAIRVKYRQQRFKSVASFSSPKLLETLF; encoded by the exons ATGAGGAAAGAAAATGTAGTTTCTGCTAATGGTGGAGAATTTAATGGTCGACTCACACGTGCTCGAGCAGCTGCATTGTGTGCTTCTCGACAGTTGCCTCTGAAGGCACCTACTCAACCAGATCAGAAACGGGTTTTGCGAGCAAATACAAAAAGAACAGCCTCAGATGGAAACAACACCAATGCAGCAGAGAATGCAGGTCATCATTGTAAGAAGAGAGCAGTGCTTCAGGATGTCACGAATGTTTGCTGTAATAATTCGTATAGAATGTGCATTAATGCAACCAAAATCCAG TCTAAGAGCAGCAAGAAGACTAGAAAGGCACAGGCCACTGCATCCAAAGTGGCCCCAGATGTAGCACATCAAGTCCTGCAAACTGAAGCTAAGTTACTGAAAGAAGGCATTCAAGAGACTGAAAAAATAGATCCTAAATTAGAAGTTACATGTTTAGTTAGTGTCAGAGGAGATCATACTTTTCCGTTAAATAGCATAAAGGAGGAGAGCATACATTACCACTGGTTTGCAAATCAAAATTCCACAATGCCTTTACGATCCCAAAGTCCTCCAAGAAACG CCAAGAAGGTTAGCTTTTCTGGGACCTCTACAACATCTAGTGAACCAGACTTTAAGGACATTGATTCAGATAAGAAGGACCTTCAGTTGTGCAGTCTCTATGCCCCAGAAATCTACAACTTGCGTGTTGCAGAG CTTGTTCGCCGGCCTTGTCCTAATTTTATGCAGACAATACAGCAAGATATCACTCAAAGCATGCGGGCAATTTTGGTTGATTGGCTTGTGGAG GTATCTGAAGAATATAAGTTGGTCCCTGACACACTATACCTAACAGTGTATTTAATTGATTGGTTTCTCTCTCAAAACTACATAGAAAGGCAGAGACTTCAACTTCTTGGGATCACCTGCATGCTGATAGCCTC CAAGTATGAGGAAATATGTGCACCACGTGTAGAGGAATTTTGCTTCATCACTGACAACACTTATGTTAGAGAGGAG GTGCTAAAAATGGAGAGTCAAGTATTGAAGTATATTGGATTTCAACTATTTGCACCTACTGCAAAAACTTTTCTCAG GAGATTTCTGAGAGCAGCACAAGCTTCTTACACG ACTCCTAGTTTAGAACTGGAATACTTGGCAAATTATCTAGCAGAACTGACTTTGATTGACTATGGTTTCTTAAATTTCTCTCCTTCTGTGGTGGCTGCATCTGCTGTATTTCTTGCGAGATGGACTTTGGATCAATCATGTCATCCATGG AATCCAACACTTGAACACTATACCACGTACAGCGTATTGGATCTAAAAACCACAGTTCTCTTATTGCAAGATTTACAGTTGAACACCAACGATTGCTCTCTATCTGCTATCCGTGTGAAATATAGACAACAAAGG TTCAAATCTGTGGCAAGCTTTTCCTCTCCGAAACTGCTCGAAACACTATTCTAA
- the LOC107915250 gene encoding uncharacterized protein produces the protein MDIDLALKEKQPAPLTAESTPNVKRDFERWDRSNRMSLMIMKHSIPKAFRGIESEEITQYKGQGNVRESIIEMFHTASRLKVLKIKLSEEFFVLMVLASLPVQFNQFKISYNCQKGKWTLNKLISHCVQEEERLKRDKSKSAHLTNAPKDKGKKRK, from the exons atggacatagaccttgcaTTAAAGGAAAAACAACCTGCACCTCTCACTGCGGAAAGCACCCCTAATGTTAagagggattttgagaggtgggatcgttcaaatcgcatgagtctaatgatTATGAAACACAGCATTCCAAAAGCCTTTAGGGGCATAGAATCTGAAGAGATTACTCAG tataagggtcaaggaaatGTAAGGGAGTCAATTATAGAGATGTTCCATACTGCTTCAAGACTTAAGGTACTTAAGATCAAGCTTTCTGAGGAATTCTTTGTTCTTATGGTTTTAGCATCGCTTCCTGTAcagtttaatcaatttaaaattagttataactgtcAAAAGGGGAAATGGACTCTAAACAAGCTCATTTCTCATTGTGTGcaagaggaagaaaggttgaagcgtgATAAGTCTAAAAGTGCTCATTTGACCAATGCCCCTAAAGACAAgggcaagaaaagaaaatag